In a genomic window of Anaerohalosphaeraceae bacterium:
- a CDS encoding DegT/DnrJ/EryC1/StrS family aminotransferase has translation MKLEVNMQVPLLDLKAQYRTIRQQVLAQINEVLDSQVCIGGPKVEQLEKEIAQLCGCRYAVGVSSGTDAILNSLMSLEIGPGDEVITTPFTFFATAGCIARVGAKPVFVDIDPVTFNINPALIERAITSRTKAVMPVHLFGQMADMDPILQIAERHRLAVIEDAAQAISATYKGRRAGSLGTCGCFSFFPSKNLGGIGDGGMVVTNDEALYQRLMILRNHGSQPKYYHKYVGGNFRLDPIQAAALLVKLPYLNQWSQARRMNAAYYTKRFQGSPVRTPVISEDCVSIFNQYVIRVPRRDELVAYLKEKQIGCEIYYPVPLHLQECFAYLGGREGDCPEAEKAAKEVLALPIYPELTDEMKEYVVQTILAFYS, from the coding sequence TTGAAGCTTGAGGTGAACATGCAGGTTCCTTTGCTGGATTTAAAAGCCCAGTACCGCACAATTCGCCAGCAGGTGCTGGCTCAGATTAATGAAGTGCTCGATTCGCAGGTCTGTATCGGCGGCCCGAAGGTAGAGCAGCTCGAAAAAGAGATTGCTCAGCTGTGCGGCTGCCGATATGCCGTAGGGGTTTCCAGCGGCACGGATGCCATCTTAAACAGTCTGATGAGTCTGGAAATCGGTCCGGGGGATGAGGTTATCACCACTCCCTTTACCTTTTTTGCAACGGCCGGCTGCATCGCCCGGGTCGGCGCCAAGCCCGTTTTTGTCGATATTGACCCGGTTACCTTCAACATCAATCCGGCCTTGATTGAGCGGGCGATTACCTCCCGCACCAAAGCCGTTATGCCGGTGCATCTCTTTGGGCAGATGGCGGATATGGACCCGATTCTGCAGATTGCCGAGCGGCACCGGCTGGCGGTGATTGAAGATGCGGCTCAGGCGATTTCCGCAACCTACAAAGGACGGCGGGCGGGCAGTCTCGGCACCTGCGGCTGCTTTTCCTTCTTTCCGAGCAAGAATCTGGGCGGCATCGGCGACGGCGGGATGGTTGTCACCAACGACGAGGCCCTGTACCAGCGTCTGATGATTCTGCGCAATCACGGCAGCCAGCCCAAATATTATCACAAATACGTCGGCGGCAATTTCCGGCTGGACCCGATTCAGGCGGCGGCCCTGCTGGTCAAACTGCCGTATCTGAACCAGTGGTCGCAGGCCCGGCGGATGAATGCGGCGTATTACACCAAACGTTTCCAAGGGAGCCCCGTCCGCACACCGGTTATTTCAGAGGATTGTGTTTCCATTTTCAATCAGTATGTCATCCGGGTGCCGCGGCGGGATGAGCTGGTTGCTTATCTGAAGGAAAAGCAGATCGGCTGCGAGATTTATTATCCGGTGCCGCTGCATCTGCAGGAATGCTTTGCCTATCTGGGCGGCCGTGAGGGGGACTGCCCCGAGGCCGAAAAGGCCGCCAAAGAGGTCCTGGCCCTGCCGATTTATCCGGAACTGACAGATGAGATGAAAGAATATGTTGTCCAGACTATTCTTGCGTTTTACAGCTGA
- a CDS encoding GDP-L-fucose synthase → MSGFFENKRVVVTGGAGFLGRYVVQGLQQRGCREVLVPRSAQYNLVRMDDVVRMFEQMKPDMVIHLAAVVGGIGANRRHPGRFFYENLMMGVQLMEQARLHDVEKFVAVGTICAYPKFTPVPFKEEDLWNGYPEETNAPYGLAKKMLLVQSQAYRQEYGFHSIYLLPVNLYGPGDNFDPETSHVIPALIKKCVDAVEEGRDWIECWGTGTVSREFLHAADAAEGILLATEYYDKPDPVNLGTGQEITIRALAEMIAELTGFDGQIRWDVSRPDGQPRRCLDTSRAEKEFGFRARTDLRTGLKATIDWYRIHKTAPKSGDFNDLF, encoded by the coding sequence ATGAGCGGATTTTTTGAAAACAAGCGGGTGGTTGTGACCGGCGGGGCGGGCTTTCTGGGCCGCTATGTCGTGCAGGGCCTTCAGCAGCGGGGCTGCCGAGAGGTCCTTGTGCCGCGAAGCGCTCAGTACAATCTGGTGCGGATGGACGATGTGGTGCGGATGTTTGAGCAGATGAAGCCGGATATGGTGATTCATCTGGCGGCGGTGGTCGGCGGCATCGGAGCCAACCGCAGGCACCCCGGGCGGTTCTTTTATGAAAATCTGATGATGGGGGTGCAGCTGATGGAACAGGCCCGGCTGCACGACGTGGAAAAGTTCGTCGCCGTCGGGACGATTTGCGCTTATCCGAAGTTTACGCCTGTGCCGTTTAAAGAAGAGGATTTGTGGAACGGCTATCCGGAGGAGACCAACGCCCCTTACGGCCTGGCCAAAAAGATGCTTCTGGTGCAGTCGCAGGCCTATCGGCAGGAGTACGGTTTTCATTCGATTTATCTGCTGCCGGTCAATCTGTACGGCCCCGGCGATAATTTCGACCCGGAAACCAGCCATGTGATTCCGGCCCTGATTAAAAAATGTGTGGATGCTGTCGAGGAAGGCCGGGATTGGATTGAGTGCTGGGGAACCGGAACTGTTTCGCGGGAGTTTCTTCATGCGGCGGATGCCGCCGAGGGCATCCTGCTGGCGACGGAATACTATGACAAGCCCGACCCTGTGAATCTGGGCACCGGACAGGAAATCACCATTCGGGCTCTGGCGGAGATGATTGCCGAGCTGACGGGGTTTGACGGACAAATCCGATGGGATGTTTCCAGGCCCGACGGTCAGCCCCGCCGCTGTCTGGATACGAGCCGGGCCGAAAAGGAATTCGGCTTCCGTGCCCGCACGGACCTGCGGACCGGCCTGAAGGCGACGATTGACTGGTATCGAATACACAAAACGGCCCCCAAATCCGGGGATTTCAACGACTTATTTTGA
- the gmd gene encoding GDP-mannose 4,6-dehydratase, which yields MKKKKALITGITGQDGSYLTELLLEKGYEVYGIVRRSSTFSTERIDHLYRDPHEQPPLRLIYGDLTDGGSLSSILNEIQPDEVYNLGAQSHVRVSFDQPIYTVNVDALGTLRLLEALRMMKKPPRFYQASSSEMYGKVSEIPQTEKTPFYPRSPYACAKVYAFWQTVNYREAYGLFACNGILFNHESPRRGETFVTRKITRAAGRIKMGLQSKLYLGNLEAKRDWGYAGDYVEAMWRMLQQDQPDDYVVATGESHSVREFLDEVFGYLDLDWREYVEIDPRYFRPTEVDVLQGDASKARTKLGWEPKVTFRQLARMMTEADLKLAEEEKVLKDHKNNRR from the coding sequence ATGAAAAAGAAAAAGGCGCTCATTACCGGGATTACCGGGCAGGACGGCTCGTATCTGACGGAGCTGCTTCTGGAAAAGGGCTATGAGGTGTACGGCATCGTGCGGCGCAGCTCCACCTTCAGCACCGAGCGCATCGACCATCTGTATCGCGACCCGCATGAGCAGCCGCCGCTGAGACTGATTTACGGCGACCTGACGGACGGCGGCAGTCTGTCGTCTATTCTCAATGAGATTCAGCCCGATGAGGTGTACAATCTGGGGGCCCAAAGTCATGTTCGGGTCAGTTTTGACCAGCCGATTTACACAGTCAACGTCGATGCCCTCGGGACGCTTCGGCTTCTGGAGGCGCTGCGGATGATGAAAAAGCCCCCGCGGTTCTATCAGGCCTCCAGCAGCGAGATGTACGGCAAGGTGTCCGAAATCCCCCAGACGGAAAAGACACCGTTTTATCCTCGAAGCCCCTATGCCTGTGCCAAGGTGTACGCTTTTTGGCAGACGGTCAATTATCGGGAGGCCTACGGGCTGTTTGCCTGCAACGGGATTCTCTTTAACCACGAATCGCCGCGCCGGGGCGAAACGTTTGTGACCCGCAAAATCACGCGGGCGGCCGGACGAATCAAAATGGGGCTTCAGAGCAAACTGTATCTGGGCAATCTGGAGGCCAAACGAGACTGGGGATATGCCGGCGACTATGTCGAGGCGATGTGGCGGATGCTTCAGCAGGACCAGCCGGATGATTACGTGGTGGCCACGGGCGAATCGCACTCCGTCCGCGAATTTCTGGATGAAGTCTTCGGTTATCTCGATCTGGACTGGCGTGAGTATGTTGAAATTGACCCTCGGTATTTTCGCCCGACGGAGGTGGATGTGCTGCAGGGCGACGCCTCCAAGGCCCGAACCAAACTCGGCTGGGAACCGAAGGTGACCTTCCGACAGCTGGCCCGGATGATGACGGAGGCGGACTTGAAGCTGGCGGAAGAAGAAAAGGTGCTCAAAGACCACAAAAACAATCGGCGATGA
- a CDS encoding NAD-dependent epimerase/dehydratase family protein, producing the protein MRILVTGAAGFIGSHLCERLTAEGHFVVGVDNFDPFYDPAVKRRNLTELLKSSRFVLKEGDIRDAAFLEAAAEGSDAVVHLAAKAGVRPSIEDPLGYADVNVRGTAAVLEAARKNKIRTLLFASSSSVYGNSSRIPFSEDDPVNEPVSPYAATKKAGEMLCRTYHHLYGMHIFCLRFFTVYGPRQRPDLAIHKFARLIEAGRPIPIYGDGSAERDFTYIDDIIDGTVSALKACRGFAVYNLGESCPIRLDNLIAALEEVMNKRAQRRFLPPQPGDVIRTCADIRKAAEDLGYCPKTSLKEGLARFVQWMRREAV; encoded by the coding sequence ATGAGAATCCTTGTAACGGGGGCGGCCGGGTTTATCGGGTCGCATTTGTGCGAACGTCTGACGGCAGAGGGCCATTTTGTAGTCGGCGTGGACAATTTCGACCCGTTTTATGACCCGGCGGTCAAACGAAGAAATCTGACCGAGCTGCTCAAATCCAGCCGCTTTGTGCTGAAAGAAGGCGACATTCGAGATGCGGCCTTTCTGGAAGCGGCCGCAGAGGGTTCAGATGCCGTGGTGCATCTGGCGGCCAAAGCGGGTGTGCGGCCCTCTATTGAAGACCCGCTCGGCTATGCCGATGTGAATGTGCGGGGCACGGCGGCCGTGCTCGAGGCGGCCCGGAAAAACAAGATTCGCACGCTTTTGTTTGCATCCAGTTCAAGTGTGTACGGCAACAGCAGCCGAATTCCTTTTTCCGAAGACGACCCGGTCAATGAACCGGTTTCTCCGTATGCCGCCACCAAGAAGGCCGGGGAAATGCTGTGCCGAACCTATCATCACTTATACGGAATGCATATCTTCTGTCTTCGGTTCTTTACGGTGTACGGTCCGCGGCAGCGTCCGGACCTGGCGATTCACAAGTTTGCCCGGCTGATTGAGGCCGGCAGACCGATTCCGATTTACGGCGACGGCTCTGCTGAGCGCGATTTTACGTATATTGACGACATTATTGATGGAACGGTTTCAGCGCTGAAGGCCTGCCGCGGTTTTGCCGTTTACAATCTGGGGGAATCCTGCCCGATTCGGCTGGATAATCTGATTGCAGCGCTGGAGGAGGTTATGAACAAGCGGGCCCAGCGGCGGTTTCTGCCTCCGCAGCCGGGCGATGTCATTCGCACGTGTGCCGATATCCGAAAGGCCGCCGAGGACCTGGGCTATTGTCCCAAAACATCCCTTAAAGAAGGGTTAGCCCGTTTTGTTCAGTGGATGCGCAGGGAGGCCGTATGA
- a CDS encoding UDP-glucose/GDP-mannose dehydrogenase family protein translates to MKVSVVGVGYVGLVAAACLAEGGNHVICIDNDRKKIDNLKKGLIPIYEPGLEEIVRRNEKSGRLTFTTDLKEGVEQSLILILGVGTPSAPDGSADISAVLSAAEEIARWMKEYRIIVVKSTVPVGTHKIVSELIASKTQVPFDYVSNPEFLKEGSAVEDFLKPDRVIIGTTNPAVMELMKHLYAPFMRKSSRIFFMDPASAEMTKYAANVMLAARISFMNELSALCEEYGADIEQVRAGIGSDSRIGPSFLFPGVGFGGSCFPKDVRALIYMGRQKGVPMTIAEAVQQVNLRQQQRFADKVLRYYQGRRDVRLGVWGLSFKARTDDTRESPAVFCIQRFLEAGVQVAAYDPEAVCPELDGRIQRMENAYDVLDGADGLVIFTDWQEFRTPDFDQIARRLRKPVIFDGRNLYSPSFVQKQGIEYYSIGRSVVRQVPEGR, encoded by the coding sequence ATGAAGGTTTCCGTAGTCGGTGTTGGATATGTGGGACTGGTAGCGGCGGCCTGCCTGGCGGAAGGCGGAAACCATGTCATTTGTATAGACAATGACAGGAAAAAGATAGACAATCTCAAAAAAGGGCTCATTCCGATTTATGAACCCGGGCTGGAGGAGATTGTCAGGCGAAATGAAAAAAGCGGGCGGTTAACTTTTACGACCGATTTGAAAGAGGGGGTTGAGCAGTCGCTGATTTTGATTCTGGGAGTGGGCACCCCCAGTGCTCCGGATGGTTCGGCGGACATCTCCGCTGTGCTCTCAGCAGCCGAAGAAATTGCCCGCTGGATGAAGGAGTACCGGATTATTGTAGTCAAGAGTACCGTGCCGGTCGGCACCCACAAGATTGTCAGTGAGCTGATTGCCTCCAAAACGCAGGTGCCTTTTGATTATGTGAGCAACCCGGAGTTCCTGAAGGAAGGTTCCGCCGTCGAGGATTTTCTCAAACCCGACCGTGTCATTATCGGCACAACCAACCCGGCCGTGATGGAGTTGATGAAGCATTTGTACGCTCCCTTTATGCGAAAGAGCAGCCGGATTTTCTTTATGGACCCGGCCAGTGCGGAGATGACCAAGTATGCCGCCAATGTGATGCTGGCTGCTCGGATTTCCTTTATGAATGAACTGAGCGCCTTGTGTGAAGAATATGGGGCGGATATTGAGCAGGTGCGGGCGGGTATCGGCAGCGACAGCCGAATCGGTCCGTCGTTTTTGTTTCCGGGGGTGGGTTTCGGCGGCAGCTGTTTTCCCAAAGATGTTCGCGCCCTGATTTATATGGGCCGCCAAAAAGGGGTGCCGATGACGATTGCTGAGGCCGTTCAGCAGGTCAATCTCCGACAGCAGCAGCGGTTTGCCGACAAAGTGCTCCGGTATTATCAGGGGCGGAGGGATGTTCGACTGGGGGTCTGGGGATTGTCGTTCAAGGCGCGTACGGATGATACGCGGGAGTCGCCGGCGGTTTTCTGCATTCAGCGGTTTTTGGAAGCGGGCGTGCAGGTTGCCGCCTATGACCCGGAGGCGGTTTGTCCGGAACTGGACGGCCGGATTCAGCGGATGGAAAATGCCTATGATGTGCTGGACGGGGCGGACGGGCTGGTGATTTTTACGGACTGGCAGGAATTCCGAACGCCGGATTTTGACCAGATTGCACGTCGGCTTAGAAAACCGGTAATTTTCGACGGACGCAATCTTTACAGTCCCTCGTTTGTTCAGAAACAGGGAATTGAATATTACAGCATCGGCCGTTCTGTCGTGCGGCAGGTGCCGGAGGGAAGATGA
- a CDS encoding 6-carboxytetrahydropterin synthase, which produces MHTLCRQVRFSVNPFGPASETGFNSYASKPCGDGLAVYLALTAALRGPVENQTGFVVNVSEIDKAVRQYAVPLFEQRIRRRFLQGRGLTLNELFVCLADSVRALQSVFGTVRVSRLDLALNPFRILSLRTEKNPMRFYSERFEFAAMHRLWNDEFSPEENARRFGKCANPAGHGHNYIIEVSIQIPDEQEPHGWIAGFQKVVEEHFLSIVDHKNLNADVPHFSNVNPTVENIASYAWQCLKGKFGGNRLFQITVWENDRTSCTVQEE; this is translated from the coding sequence ATGCATACACTCTGTCGGCAAGTGCGTTTTTCCGTCAATCCGTTTGGACCGGCCTCTGAAACGGGGTTTAACTCGTATGCATCCAAACCCTGCGGGGACGGTTTGGCGGTGTATCTGGCGCTGACGGCGGCCCTGCGGGGTCCGGTCGAGAACCAGACCGGTTTTGTTGTGAATGTCTCAGAAATCGATAAAGCCGTGCGGCAATATGCTGTTCCGCTGTTTGAACAGCGGATTCGCCGCCGCTTTCTGCAGGGTCGGGGGCTGACTCTGAACGAGTTATTCGTCTGTCTTGCAGACAGCGTGCGGGCTTTGCAGTCCGTTTTTGGAACAGTTCGAGTGAGCCGGCTGGATTTGGCCTTGAATCCTTTTCGGATTCTTTCCCTCCGAACGGAGAAAAACCCTATGCGTTTTTACAGTGAACGGTTTGAGTTTGCGGCCATGCATCGGCTTTGGAACGATGAATTCAGCCCGGAAGAGAATGCCCGTCGTTTCGGCAAATGTGCCAACCCGGCCGGCCACGGACATAATTACATCATCGAAGTTTCGATACAAATTCCGGATGAGCAGGAGCCGCACGGCTGGATTGCTGGTTTTCAGAAGGTTGTGGAAGAGCATTTTCTTTCGATTGTGGACCACAAAAATCTGAATGCGGATGTGCCTCATTTCTCTAATGTGAATCCAACGGTTGAAAACATTGCTTCGTATGCCTGGCAATGTTTAAAGGGGAAGTTTGGGGGAAATAGATTGTTTCAGATTACGGTCTGGGAAAACGACAGGACCTCTTGTACAGTTCAGGAGGAATAG
- the folE gene encoding GTP cyclohydrolase I FolE yields MGEASKKISNPSPEGVVDTERIEKAVREILLAVGEDPEREGLKATPQRVARMYAELLAGMKQDPAEHLKSIFHEKYDEIVLLREIPFYSICEHHLMPFIGKAHVAYLPAGRVLGVSKLARIVDTFARRLQVQERLTDQIADFLMKSLEPIGVAVVLEASHSCMTIRGIQKPGAVMVTSSLRGIFKRDPRSRAEVLTLMHSNRT; encoded by the coding sequence ATGGGCGAAGCTTCTAAGAAGATTTCGAACCCGAGCCCTGAGGGAGTTGTGGATACGGAACGGATTGAAAAGGCCGTGCGGGAGATTCTGCTGGCGGTGGGAGAGGACCCGGAGCGGGAGGGCCTGAAGGCCACACCGCAGCGGGTTGCCCGAATGTATGCGGAGCTGCTGGCCGGAATGAAGCAGGATCCGGCGGAGCATCTCAAAAGCATCTTTCATGAAAAGTATGATGAAATCGTGCTCCTGCGGGAGATTCCTTTCTACAGTATCTGCGAACACCATTTGATGCCGTTTATCGGGAAGGCCCATGTAGCGTATCTGCCGGCCGGGCGGGTGCTGGGGGTCAGCAAACTGGCTCGCATCGTGGACACCTTCGCCCGTCGGCTTCAGGTGCAGGAACGGCTGACAGACCAGATTGCCGATTTCCTGATGAAAAGTCTTGAACCCATCGGTGTAGCGGTGGTTCTGGAGGCCAGTCACAGCTGCATGACCATCCGCGGCATCCAGAAGCCCGGTGCGGTCATGGTAACCAGCTCCCTTCGCGGCATTTTCAAGCGAGACCCGCGAAGCCGGGCCGAAGTGCTCACCTTGATGCATTCCAATCGAACATGA
- a CDS encoding chloride channel protein, producing the protein MAVLTGLRLRRQKATSPSVPAGTSENSLRFSAGFREEILLYVLAAAVGLLTGAAAVLFDKMVLAVDGFFYGTGSWQGLYRGHLLLLFLLPMAGFFGVGLIARFYSREAVGHGVPEVMDAIVRRDCRIKFHVALARMLTCALTVGSGGAVGMEGPIIQIGAAIASSTGTFFRLMRHHMPVLLGCGAAGGMAAIFNAPIAGVLFAIEVLLKDINYRTLSPILIASVLSSMTASMLLGKKETIFPLSDLAAYSFHSIELGNYILLGLLCAGTAIVFTHTLYAVEVFFERLRVSEIVRPVIGAVGLGLVGLLTVWLVRPSLRGEPIVFGSGYSFIGLCIGSRSAQGVSGFELSIGMLFILIAAKIIATSMTLGSGGSGGIFAPSFFLGASLGYGFGLLLQRTELFAQVSPATYSLVGMASVAAATTHAPMASIVMLFEMTHNYTIILPVMFSCTLSLLFSEIVCRKSFAASRVHRMGIRFGVYARTALLRRFTVRDIMKPGAIVVPGSMPLQEIIQKTADEEVSDFVVVDKQGRYRGLLCEKDLRNTLMHPEAIPLMVGDELARREAPVVSPEDTLDKVLELFSHLDVNSLAVADDENKTHFVGMVLRSEVLRRYMDLLQEVA; encoded by the coding sequence ATGGCTGTACTGACGGGGCTGCGGCTCCGGAGGCAGAAGGCGACAAGTCCGTCCGTTCCCGCCGGGACATCGGAAAACTCCCTCCGTTTTTCTGCCGGTTTTCGGGAAGAAATCCTGCTGTATGTTCTGGCGGCCGCCGTCGGGCTGCTCACCGGGGCGGCGGCGGTGTTGTTTGACAAAATGGTGCTTGCAGTGGACGGATTTTTCTACGGCACGGGCAGCTGGCAGGGTTTGTATCGGGGACATCTGCTGCTGCTGTTTCTGCTGCCGATGGCCGGGTTTTTCGGCGTGGGTCTGATTGCGCGTTTTTATTCACGCGAAGCGGTCGGCCACGGCGTGCCGGAGGTGATGGATGCCATCGTCCGGCGGGACTGCCGAATCAAGTTTCATGTGGCCCTGGCCCGGATGCTCACCTGTGCCCTGACGGTCGGCAGCGGCGGAGCCGTTGGAATGGAAGGGCCGATTATTCAAATCGGAGCCGCTATTGCCTCCTCAACCGGTACCTTTTTTCGGCTGATGCGGCATCATATGCCGGTTCTGCTCGGCTGCGGAGCGGCCGGCGGGATGGCCGCCATTTTCAATGCCCCCATCGCCGGAGTGCTCTTTGCGATTGAGGTGCTTTTGAAAGACATCAACTACCGAACCCTCTCTCCCATCCTGATTGCTTCGGTGCTCAGCAGCATGACGGCTTCGATGCTGCTGGGCAAAAAGGAAACCATCTTTCCGCTCAGTGACCTGGCGGCATACAGTTTTCACAGCATTGAATTGGGCAATTATATCCTGCTGGGGCTGCTGTGTGCGGGCACGGCGATTGTGTTTACGCATACTTTGTACGCCGTGGAGGTTTTTTTTGAGCGGCTTCGAGTCAGCGAAATCGTCCGGCCGGTCATTGGGGCGGTCGGACTGGGGCTGGTGGGGCTGCTGACGGTCTGGCTGGTTCGGCCTTCGCTGCGGGGCGAGCCGATTGTCTTCGGGAGCGGGTATTCCTTTATCGGTTTGTGCATCGGAAGCCGCTCGGCACAGGGCGTTTCCGGGTTTGAGCTGAGCATCGGAATGCTGTTTATTCTGATAGCGGCCAAGATTATCGCCACGTCGATGACGCTGGGGTCGGGAGGGTCAGGAGGCATTTTTGCTCCCTCTTTTTTTCTGGGTGCGAGCCTCGGATACGGATTCGGCCTGCTTTTGCAGCGGACTGAACTGTTTGCGCAGGTCAGTCCGGCGACCTACAGTCTGGTTGGTATGGCTTCCGTCGCGGCGGCTACGACCCATGCCCCAATGGCCAGCATCGTCATGCTCTTTGAGATGACCCACAATTACACGATTATTCTGCCGGTGATGTTTTCCTGCACCCTGTCGCTGCTGTTCAGCGAAATCGTCTGCCGAAAATCGTTTGCCGCCTCGCGGGTACATCGAATGGGGATTCGGTTCGGGGTCTATGCCCGCACGGCTCTGCTGCGGCGATTTACAGTCCGGGATATAATGAAACCCGGAGCGATTGTCGTGCCCGGTTCAATGCCCCTGCAGGAAATCATCCAGAAAACGGCTGATGAGGAGGTCTCGGATTTCGTTGTTGTGGATAAACAGGGTCGATACAGAGGGCTTTTGTGTGAAAAAGACCTCCGCAATACGCTGATGCATCCGGAGGCAATTCCGCTGATGGTCGGGGATGAACTGGCCCGGCGGGAAGCGCCGGTGGTCTCGCCGGAGGACACGCTCGATAAGGTTCTGGAGCTGTTCTCTCATTTGGATGTGAACAGTTTGGCGGTAGCCGATGATGAAAACAAGACCCATTTTGTCGGAATGGTCCTGCGCTCTGAGGTCCTTCGCCGGTATATGGACCTTCTGCAGGAAGTAGCTTAA
- a CDS encoding leucyl aminopeptidase encodes MKKAIDTAVVCRQADPLQIRTDVLAVGVFEKEPLGGWAQRVDRRLKGQISRLLELKDFKGKPQTTALLYTRGQLGAERVLLVGLGEKKKANADVLRKAAALAASTAVDLKVSSLAAAVDWSDWAGHTPQELAQAFAEGIHFGAYRYIEYRSPEPSEPPVFSLQAVLAEPDDKRLRALQQGIRVGGILGKAQNYARTIANRPANVMTPAALAAEAQKLARKTPGLRCTVLDEKKLAAEKMGGILAVGKGSANPPRLVVLRYSPPVASSKAAPLAFVGKAITFDSGGVSLKPSEGLHDMKFDKSGGAAVLAAMSAVAALKPRRVIYGIIPAAENLPSGTSYRPGDIVTTYSGKTVEIQNTDAEGRMLLCDAIAYAVKLGCNPIVDVATLTGACVVALGTKRAGLMGNDPKLLEAIQKASEKTGERVWRLPCDDEYVEAMKSQVADLKNVGGKWGGACTAAAFLSQFVGKARWAHLDIAGVGVWGAGEKDTPGSIGFGVRLLTTFAVSL; translated from the coding sequence ATGAAAAAAGCCATAGACACGGCGGTGGTATGCCGACAAGCAGATCCGCTTCAGATTCGCACGGATGTATTGGCGGTGGGGGTTTTCGAAAAAGAACCGCTGGGCGGCTGGGCCCAGCGGGTTGACCGGCGGCTCAAAGGGCAAATCAGCCGGCTGCTGGAGCTGAAAGACTTCAAAGGCAAGCCGCAGACGACGGCCCTTTTGTACACCCGCGGACAGCTCGGTGCAGAACGGGTGCTTCTGGTCGGACTGGGGGAGAAGAAGAAAGCCAATGCGGATGTGCTTCGCAAAGCGGCAGCTCTGGCGGCTTCGACGGCGGTGGATTTGAAGGTTTCTTCGCTGGCGGCGGCAGTGGACTGGAGCGATTGGGCGGGCCATACGCCGCAGGAGCTGGCTCAGGCCTTTGCCGAAGGGATTCATTTTGGCGCCTATCGCTATATCGAATACCGCAGTCCGGAGCCGTCGGAACCGCCGGTTTTTTCTCTGCAGGCGGTTTTGGCCGAACCGGATGACAAACGCCTGCGCGCGCTGCAGCAGGGCATCCGTGTCGGCGGCATATTGGGAAAGGCCCAGAACTATGCCCGGACCATTGCCAATCGTCCGGCCAATGTGATGACGCCGGCGGCCCTGGCGGCCGAGGCGCAGAAATTGGCCCGCAAAACCCCCGGACTTCGATGCACCGTGCTGGATGAAAAGAAACTGGCTGCGGAGAAAATGGGCGGCATTCTGGCCGTAGGAAAGGGCTCGGCCAATCCGCCGCGACTGGTTGTTCTGCGGTACAGCCCGCCGGTGGCCTCTTCCAAAGCCGCACCGCTGGCCTTTGTCGGCAAGGCGATTACCTTTGACAGCGGCGGCGTCAGCTTAAAACCCAGCGAGGGGCTGCACGATATGAAGTTTGACAAGTCCGGCGGGGCGGCTGTGCTGGCGGCAATGAGCGCTGTGGCCGCTCTCAAACCGCGGCGCGTTATTTACGGCATCATTCCGGCCGCCGAAAATCTGCCCAGCGGAACCAGCTATCGGCCCGGCGACATTGTGACCACCTACAGCGGCAAGACCGTCGAGATTCAGAATACCGATGCGGAAGGGCGGATGCTCTTGTGCGATGCCATCGCCTATGCGGTGAAGCTGGGCTGCAATCCGATTGTGGATGTGGCCACACTCACCGGCGCCTGCGTGGTGGCCCTCGGGACCAAACGCGCCGGCCTGATGGGCAATGACCCCAAACTGCTGGAGGCAATTCAGAAGGCCTCCGAGAAGACCGGCGAGCGTGTTTGGCGGCTTCCGTGCGATGACGAATACGTCGAAGCGATGAAAAGTCAGGTTGCGGATTTGAAAAATGTCGGCGGCAAGTGGGGCGGCGCCTGCACGGCGGCGGCGTTTTTGAGCCAGTTCGTCGGCAAGGCCCGCTGGGCGCATCTGGATATTGCCGGAGTGGGTGTCTGGGGAGCTGGTGAGAAAGACACGCCCGGCTCCATCGGATTCGGTGTGCGGCTGCTGACGACGTTTGCTGTCTCTCTGTAA